The nucleotide sequence GCTCAGGGCAACGCCGTTGATGCCGCTCCGTTCCCGTATCCTCTCCGCCACGGCGGCCGTGGTGTGGATGATGCTCTGGTGGAATGCCGCCGCGATGTCGTCGACGGCGGTCCCCTTCTCCACGAGGGAGACGACGTAAGCCGTGAGGTCATCGGTACCGATAACTATCGGTTCGCCGTCGGAGAACGGGACAAGATAGGGTTTTTCCGGCGCCCTCCCCCGCAGGGCCGCCTCCTCCAGGAGCTGCGCGGCCTCAGCCTCGGCGCTGACGGAGCGGGCAATGCACAGGATGGCCGCGATGCCGTCGAATATCCGCCCTATGCTGCAGGTGAGGGGCGAATTGATCTTCTTCTTTATAATTTCGATGACGACCGCTGAATCCCCATCACGCGCCATGACCGGATAGTTATCGCCGAAACGCCGGTGCAGCAGGGAGAGGCCGATCTTCCACACGTCCTTGATAGCGCTCTCGCCGCCGGGCAGGGGGAAGGCGCTGAAGTGGGCCGCCCGCTCGAAGCCGCCCCTGGTGGCCACCAGGAACTCGCTCCCCCAGAGGGTGCCGTCCCTGCCGTAGCCGGTGCCGTCGAAGGCGATGCCGATGACCGCGCCCTCGAGGCCGTGCTCCTCCATGACAGAGGCGACATGGGCGTGATGGTGCTGGACCTCGATGAGTCGCTTCCCCCCCGACGCCAGCTCTTCCGCGTGCTGCCTTGTAAGATACGCCGGGTGCTCGTCCGCCACGATCACCTCAGGCTCCGCGTCGAAGATCCCGATGAAGTGCCCCACCGTTCGCCGGAAGACCTCGTAGGTGAGGGGATCGGCCATGTCTCCCAGGTACTGGCTCATGATGATGAAATTCTTCCTGGCCAGGGCGAAGCTGTTCTTCAGGTCGCCGCCCATGGCGAGCATGTTCGCCGGCGCGTCCCCGGAAAGGAACGGGACCGGCACATAGCCCCTGGAGCGCCGTATGAAGTAGGGCTTCCGGTTCACCACGTAAAGGACGCTGTCGTCTCCCTGGCCGATGATCTCGCGGTCATAGGTGACGAAATAATCGGCGATGCGCCCCAGCCGCTCGAACACCGTGTCGTCGCAGTACTCGATCGGCTCGTCCGTGACATTGCCGCTCGTCATCACCAGGACCATGTCCGGATCGATTGAAAAGAGATGGTGATGAAAGGGCGCGTAGGGAAGCATGAGGCCCAGGTAGGAAAGGCCCGGGGCCACCATCCGGCTCACGTCGTGGCGTGTTTCCCTGAGGAGCACGATGGGCCGCTCCTTGGAGCAGAGCAGCTCCCGCTCCACCGGGCCTATTTCGAGGAACCTCCCGGCTGCTTCCACGGAAGCCGCCATGACGGCGAAGGGCTTGAAGGGCCGCCTCTTTCTCTTCCGGAGCTCGCCGAGGGCATTGTCGTTCCGCGCGTCCGCGGCGAGGTGGTACCCGCCGATGCCCTTGATGGCCATGACCGAGCCCCTTTTAAGAAGAGACACGGTCTTCACTGCCACGGCCTCGGTGTCTGATTCAAGGAGCTTCTTCCCGCCGTCATAGAGGGCGATGCGGGGCCCGCAGACAGGGCAGGCGTTGGGCTGCGAATGAAAACGCCGGTTTTCAGGGTCGGTATATTCGGCCATGCACCGGTCGCACATCGGGAAGGGCTCCATGGCGGTGTTCTTCCGGTCATAGGGGATGTCGCGGACAATGCTGAACCGCGGCCCGCAGTTGATGCAGGTGATAAAGGGATAGTGATAGCGCCGGTTTGACGGGTCCGCGAACTCCCGGCGGCACCGGTCGCACAGGGCCACGTCGGGGGAATAGAAGGCGAGGCGCTCGGCGGTCACGGCGCTCCGTTCAATGCCAAAGTCCGCGCGGACCGAGGGCGCTGCCTCGCGCGCGTCAACCGACATGATCATGGCCAGGGGCGGCGCGGCCGTGGTCAGCTCGGCGAGAAACCGGCCCAGGTCCCCCTCCTCGCCGTCTGCGCGCACCACCACTCCTTCAGTGTCGTTCAGGACGCTCCCGGTGATGTTGTGACGCCGGGCCAGCTGATGCACGAAGGGACGGAAGCCAACGCCCTGGACGATACCTTTTATCCTGATATTCAGCGATTTCTTCATGGGAAGGAGAAGCTATATCCGGTACCCTATCATGCCGGTGACGTAGAGGGTGTGGCGCTCGCCCGGAATCCGGTCATAATCAAGCACTCCGCAGCCGATGCCGAATTCGATGAATACGCGGTTCATGGTGAAGCCGAAGACCATCCTTGCTCCCAGGTCGATCGGCTGCAGGCGCGTGGTGTAATCGGTTTTCCTTCCATAGAGGAAAACGCTGTACCGGGCCTTGGCGAAGAAGAGAACTGCCACGTCCAGCCCGGCTCCCATGTAAAACTCCTCCAGTATATAGAAGCGATACAGGACCGGCGCGGTGATGTAATTGGTGTCGACATTCGATTTGTCCACGTACTTGTTGAGGGGCAGGCTGTAGAGGAACGGCAGCGGCAGCCCGGAAAAAATGGCGAAGAGGCTGGTGTTGATGATCCTGACCTGAATGATCCGCTGCTCGTAAAATAGCCCG is from Spirochaetota bacterium and encodes:
- the hypF gene encoding carbamoyltransferase HypF; its protein translation is MKKSLNIRIKGIVQGVGFRPFVHQLARRHNITGSVLNDTEGVVVRADGEEGDLGRFLAELTTAAPPLAMIMSVDAREAAPSVRADFGIERSAVTAERLAFYSPDVALCDRCRREFADPSNRRYHYPFITCINCGPRFSIVRDIPYDRKNTAMEPFPMCDRCMAEYTDPENRRFHSQPNACPVCGPRIALYDGGKKLLESDTEAVAVKTVSLLKRGSVMAIKGIGGYHLAADARNDNALGELRKRKRRPFKPFAVMAASVEAAGRFLEIGPVERELLCSKERPIVLLRETRHDVSRMVAPGLSYLGLMLPYAPFHHHLFSIDPDMVLVMTSGNVTDEPIEYCDDTVFERLGRIADYFVTYDREIIGQGDDSVLYVVNRKPYFIRRSRGYVPVPFLSGDAPANMLAMGGDLKNSFALARKNFIIMSQYLGDMADPLTYEVFRRTVGHFIGIFDAEPEVIVADEHPAYLTRQHAEELASGGKRLIEVQHHHAHVASVMEEHGLEGAVIGIAFDGTGYGRDGTLWGSEFLVATRGGFERAAHFSAFPLPGGESAIKDVWKIGLSLLHRRFGDNYPVMARDGDSAVVIEIIKKKINSPLTCSIGRIFDGIAAILCIARSVSAEAEAAQLLEEAALRGRAPEKPYLVPFSDGEPIVIGTDDLTAYVVSLVEKGTAVDDIAAAFHQSIIHTTAAVAERIRERSGINGVALSGGVFHNRVLLEGIIDLLSEKGFTVYTHKQVPCNDGCIALGQLAVAKKLLGSPENKS